In the Cherax quadricarinatus isolate ZL_2023a chromosome 96, ASM3850222v1, whole genome shotgun sequence genome, one interval contains:
- the LOC128701724 gene encoding major facilitator superfamily domain-containing protein 9 codes for MNVSRIHRLVYIIGFLDLLGVSLILPLILPLVKSLGVTHFVAGGITSLYGAIQLFSSPAVGRWSDVAGRRPVMMVCLIATALSYLVLGATQSLLVIIIGRAIAGLFKHSQTVCRALLADITSPEERSQTFGTFNAASSIGFIIGPMLGGHISELEDGFKVVCNLGASLFLINFVLCWMFIPEVRVKQFKLSKKSYKSDGSGRSFAFVKDIDWHIFWDIFLIRFFLSFSSLVYRSNFSLLINQNFGASPVVIGYLISFQGIISAVAGFFTGQVSKIYRDSQQELYHGSILMTLALLGLTVAPSLSLLLLCLIPLCISTAVIRVSGSAVTISRCEPSQIGSVTGFGQSISSVARMVTPMVAGVTQEISVYGPGVMGTISAGVGAALVGYMQHKTKLKPE; via the exons ATGAATGTGTCCAGAATTCATCGCCTCGTCTATATCATTGGCTTTCTG GACCTTCTTGGAGTGAGCCTAATTCTTCCCCTGATCCTTCCACTGGTAAAGAGTTTGGGCGTCACCCATTTTGTAGCTGGTGGAATCACCTCACTTTACGGTGCCATCCAGCTATTCTCCAGCCCTGCTGTG GGTCGGTGGAGCGATGTGGCGGGTCGACGACCTGTCATGATGGTATGCTTAATAGCAACAGCTCTCAGTTACTTGGTACTTGGGGCTACCCAATCTCTGCTGGTCATCATCATTGGGAGAGCTATTGCAG GATTGTTTAAGCACAGCCAGACTGTATGTCGAGCTCTGCTTGCCGACATAACTTCTCCAGAGGAAAGATCGCAGACTTTTGGAACATTTAACGCTGCATCTAGCATAGGGTTCATCATAGGTCCCATGCTTGGAG GTCATATATCAGAGTTGGAGGATGGATTTAAAGTAGTGTGCAACCTGGGCGCTTCTCTATTTCTTATAAACTTCG TGCTGTGCTGGATGTTCATCCCTGAGGTCCGTGTGAAACAGTTCAAGTTGTCGAAAAAAAGTTACAAGAGTGATGGCAGCGGTCGGTCGTTTGCATTCGTGAAGGACATTGACTGGCACATATTTTGGGATATATTTCTCATCAGATTTTTCCTGAGCTTTTCCTCTCTTGTGTATAGATCTAACTTCTCGCTCTTGATTAATCAGAATTTTGGAGCAAGTCCAGTGGTTATTGGATATCTTATCTCATTCCAG GGAATTATCAGTGCTGTGGCAGGATTCTTCACCGGACAAGTTTCCAAGATATATAGAGACTCCCAGCAAGAACTCTACCATGGCTCTATATTGATGACTCTAGCTCTGTTGGGACTAACTGTTGCCCCTTCACTCTCATTACTTTTGCTTTGCTTAATACCATTGTGTATCAGTACAGCGGTAATACGAGTCAGTGGCTCTGCAGTGACAATCAGTCGATGCGAGCCTTCGCAG ATTGGCTCAGTAACTGGGTTCGGGCAGAGTATATCATCGGTGGCTCGCATGGTCACCCCGATGGTGGCGGGTGTGACACAGGAGATAAGTGTATATGGTCCAGGTGTGATGGGAACAATCTCAGCAGGCGTGGGAGCCGCTCTTGTTGGCTATATGCAACACAAAACAAAATTAAAACCTGAATAA